A portion of the Achromobacter sp. MFA1 R4 genome contains these proteins:
- a CDS encoding CaiB/BaiF CoA-transferase family protein, translating into MNTQASRPLDGITVVSLEHAIAAPFCTRQLADMGARVIKIERPGSGDFARGYDERVRGLSSHFVWTNRSKESLTLDLKRDEAAGIMGRLLESADVLVQNLAPGAAARLGLSFEALHAKYPRLIVCDISGYGEGGPYQDKKAYDLLIQSESGFLSVTGTKDDPVKAGCSIADIAAGMYAYSAILNALLLRQRTGLGSRLDVSMLESMVEWMGFPMYYAFDGAAPPVRAGAAHASIYPYGPFPVGGGSTIMLGLQNEREWRVFCAQVLRQAELAEDPRFISNSLRTANREALRALIVAAFADLSIEQVTQRLEDAQIANARVNDMAGVWAHPQLQARQRWSQVDSPAGVLPALLPPASSNAFAPHMGAVPAVGQNTDAVLASLGYAPEQVAQFHASEVV; encoded by the coding sequence ATGAACACGCAGGCCTCCCGACCGCTGGACGGCATCACCGTCGTCAGCCTGGAACACGCCATCGCCGCGCCTTTCTGCACCCGCCAGCTGGCGGATATGGGCGCGCGCGTCATCAAGATCGAACGCCCGGGCAGCGGCGACTTCGCCCGCGGCTACGACGAACGCGTGCGGGGGCTGTCCTCGCACTTCGTCTGGACCAACCGCAGCAAGGAAAGCCTGACGCTGGACCTCAAGCGCGACGAGGCCGCCGGCATCATGGGCCGCCTGCTGGAATCGGCCGACGTGCTGGTGCAGAACCTGGCCCCCGGCGCCGCGGCGCGGCTGGGCCTGTCGTTCGAGGCGCTGCACGCGAAGTACCCGCGCCTGATCGTCTGCGACATCTCGGGCTACGGCGAGGGCGGTCCCTACCAGGACAAGAAGGCCTATGACCTGCTGATCCAGAGCGAAAGCGGCTTTCTGTCGGTGACCGGTACAAAGGACGATCCGGTCAAGGCCGGCTGTTCCATCGCGGACATCGCCGCGGGCATGTACGCCTATTCGGCCATCCTCAATGCCCTGCTGCTGCGTCAGCGCACGGGCCTGGGCAGCCGCCTGGACGTGTCTATGCTGGAAAGCATGGTCGAATGGATGGGCTTTCCCATGTACTACGCCTTCGACGGCGCGGCGCCGCCCGTTCGCGCCGGCGCGGCCCATGCGTCCATCTATCCCTACGGACCGTTTCCCGTGGGCGGCGGCTCGACCATCATGCTGGGCCTGCAGAACGAGCGCGAATGGCGCGTCTTCTGCGCCCAGGTGCTGCGGCAGGCCGAGCTGGCCGAGGATCCGCGCTTCATCTCGAACTCGCTGCGCACGGCCAATCGCGAGGCCCTGCGCGCGCTGATCGTTGCCGCGTTCGCCGACCTGTCCATCGAACAGGTGACGCAGCGCCTGGAGGACGCGCAGATCGCCAATGCCCGCGTCAACGACATGGCGGGCGTGTGGGCGCATCCGCAGTTGCAGGCGCGCCAGCGCTGGAGCCAGGTCGACAGCCCCGCCGGCGTGCTGCCGGCGCTGCTGCCGCCCGCCAGCAGCAACGCCTTCGCGCCGCACATGGGGGCGGTGCCCGCGGTGGGCCAAAACACCGATGCGGTGCTAGCATCACTGGGATACGCGCCGGAACAGGTGGCGCAATTCCATGCCTCGGAGGTCGTGTGA
- the paaG gene encoding 2-(1,2-epoxy-1,2-dihydrophenyl)acetyl-CoA isomerase PaaG, translating into MSAPAPEFTQIRFTLERGVGVITLNRPERMNSFTEVMHGELARALDVLEGHEGLRGLVITGAGRGFCAGQDLGERKPAEDGSRRDLSLMLEKCYRPLINRLRALPVPVVCVMNGVAAGAGASLVLACDVVFAVESARFVQAFSKIGLLPDAGGTWFLPRLVGSARAMGAALFGESVSAAQAESWGLIWRVVPDAALTDTIGQVTDTLAAGPTRAYAATKAALQASSGNTLAQQFDLECRLQRELGYTDDYLEGMRAFAEKRPPAFKGR; encoded by the coding sequence ATGAGCGCGCCGGCACCGGAATTCACACAGATCCGATTCACGCTTGAGCGCGGCGTAGGCGTCATCACGCTCAACCGGCCCGAGCGCATGAACAGCTTCACCGAGGTGATGCACGGCGAGCTGGCGCGGGCGCTGGACGTGCTGGAAGGCCACGAGGGCCTGCGCGGCCTGGTGATCACGGGCGCGGGCCGCGGCTTCTGCGCCGGGCAGGACCTGGGCGAACGCAAGCCCGCCGAGGACGGCTCGCGCCGCGACCTGAGCCTCATGCTGGAAAAATGCTATCGCCCGCTCATCAACCGGCTGCGCGCCCTGCCGGTGCCGGTGGTGTGCGTGATGAACGGCGTGGCGGCGGGCGCGGGCGCCAGCCTGGTGCTGGCCTGCGACGTGGTCTTTGCCGTGGAATCGGCGCGTTTCGTGCAGGCGTTCAGCAAGATCGGCCTCTTGCCCGATGCCGGCGGAACCTGGTTCCTGCCCCGGCTGGTGGGCTCGGCGCGCGCGATGGGCGCCGCGCTCTTCGGCGAATCGGTGTCGGCGGCGCAGGCCGAATCCTGGGGCCTCATCTGGCGGGTCGTTCCCGACGCGGCGCTGACGGACACGATCGGCCAGGTGACCGATACGCTGGCCGCCGGCCCCACCCGCGCCTACGCGGCCACCAAGGCGGCGCTGCAGGCGTCCAGCGGCAACACGCTGGCGCAGCAGTTCGACCTGGAATGCCGCCTGCAGCGAGAGCTGGGCTACACCGACGACTACCTGGAAGGCATGCGCGCCTTCGCGGAAAAGCGGCCGCCGGCCTTCAAGGGCCGGTGA
- a CDS encoding CoA ester lyase — protein MMHPVVRSALFVPASRPERIPKALAAGADAVIVDLEDAVEHLAKASAREALCDFLGLNPQARLWVRINDASTSWHDDDLKACRGRANVAGILLPKAEGMMQVRHAAQAGCPVIPILETAQGILNAGEIAATPGVARLAFGSLDYGLDLGLTPDTPGAETVLDQARVQVLLHTRAAGLAPALDGVFPGVQDQAGLAAAAGRAQQMGFGGMLCIHPTQVPVIHAAFVPAQQELDWARRVVAAHRDTAAGTFMLDGKMVDAPVIARARLVLAQAGEPARA, from the coding sequence GTGATGCATCCCGTCGTTCGTAGCGCGCTGTTTGTGCCGGCTTCCCGCCCCGAGCGCATCCCCAAGGCGCTGGCCGCCGGTGCGGACGCCGTGATCGTGGACCTGGAAGACGCCGTGGAGCATCTGGCCAAGGCGTCGGCCCGCGAGGCCCTGTGCGATTTCCTGGGCCTCAATCCCCAGGCGCGGCTCTGGGTGCGCATCAACGACGCATCGACCTCCTGGCATGACGACGACCTGAAGGCCTGCCGCGGCCGGGCCAACGTGGCCGGCATCCTGCTGCCCAAGGCCGAAGGCATGATGCAGGTGCGGCATGCGGCGCAGGCCGGCTGTCCGGTGATCCCCATTCTTGAAACCGCGCAGGGCATCCTCAATGCCGGCGAGATCGCCGCGACGCCGGGCGTGGCGCGGCTGGCGTTCGGCAGCCTGGATTACGGCCTGGACCTGGGCCTCACGCCCGACACCCCGGGCGCGGAAACGGTGCTGGACCAGGCCCGGGTGCAGGTGTTGCTGCATACCCGCGCAGCCGGGCTGGCGCCCGCGCTGGACGGCGTCTTTCCCGGCGTGCAGGACCAGGCGGGCCTTGCGGCCGCCGCAGGCCGCGCGCAGCAGATGGGTTTCGGCGGCATGCTGTGCATCCATCCGACGCAGGTGCCGGTCATCCATGCCGCCTTCGTGCCGGCGCAACAGGAGCTCGACTGGGCGCGGCGCGTGGTCGCGGCCCATCGCGACACGGCCGCGGGCACGTTCATGCTGGACGGCAAGATGGTCGACGCGCCCGTCATCGCGCGGGCCCGGCTGGTGCTGGCGCAGGCGGGCGAACCCGCGCGCGCCTGA
- a CDS encoding LysR family transcriptional regulator: MHFDLADLRLFIHIAESPSLTQAAKRAHLSLAAVSVRIKALENQLNTRLLYRDSRGVEITPAGQKLLQHARVIMRQVDHLKHDFQEQADGDAGHIRIFANTTAVTEFMPDILAQFLSGHPGVTVDLQERLTRDIVRGVLDGTTDLGIVAGPVDAPELQTIHFSTDRLVLVVPNGHPLQDQDKVKLADAVRYPFITMHEGSTLVAFLRDQLERIGQRLPQRIQLYSFDSICRMVQAGVGIGVIPDSAARRYGSETRLRVVELDEPWVVRERKLLVRDIDALPGCARELIEQIQSPSAP, from the coding sequence ATGCACTTCGACCTTGCCGATCTCCGCCTGTTCATCCACATCGCCGAATCCCCCAGCCTGACCCAGGCGGCCAAGCGCGCGCACCTGTCCCTGGCCGCGGTCAGCGTGCGAATCAAGGCGCTGGAAAACCAGCTCAACACGCGCCTGCTGTACCGCGACAGCCGCGGCGTGGAAATCACGCCCGCGGGGCAGAAACTGCTGCAGCACGCGCGGGTCATCATGCGCCAGGTGGATCACCTGAAGCACGACTTCCAGGAACAGGCGGACGGCGACGCCGGGCACATCCGCATCTTCGCCAACACCACGGCCGTGACGGAATTCATGCCGGACATCCTGGCGCAATTCCTATCGGGCCATCCCGGCGTCACGGTGGACCTGCAGGAACGCCTGACGCGCGACATCGTGCGCGGCGTGCTGGACGGCACCACCGACCTGGGCATCGTCGCCGGGCCGGTGGACGCGCCCGAACTGCAGACCATCCACTTCAGCACCGACCGGCTGGTCCTGGTGGTGCCCAATGGCCATCCGCTGCAGGACCAGGACAAGGTCAAGCTGGCGGACGCGGTGCGCTATCCGTTCATCACCATGCATGAAGGCTCGACGCTGGTGGCCTTTCTGCGCGACCAGCTCGAACGCATCGGCCAGCGCCTGCCGCAGCGCATCCAGCTCTACAGCTTCGATTCGATCTGCCGGATGGTGCAGGCGGGCGTGGGCATTGGCGTCATTCCGGATTCGGCCGCGCGCCGGTATGGGTCGGAAACCCGGCTGCGCGTGGTGGAACTGGACGAGCCATGGGTGGTGCGCGAACGCAAGCTGCTGGTGCGCGACATCGACGCCCTGCCCGGCTGCGCGCGCGAACTCATCGAACAGATCCAGTCGCCCAGCGCGCCCTGA
- the pcnB gene encoding polynucleotide adenylyltransferase PcnB: MITETIKKFVGRLFAPTPRGPLRIGRDKHGIDRRNVSRHAIKVCEVLRQHGYEAYIVGGAVRDLIVGLEPKDFDVATNATPEQIRPLFRRARIIGRRFQLVHVVFGQEIIETSTFRAPASEDQETDEHGRILRDNVFGSQEEDAKRRDFTMNALYYDPHNEEVIDYHDGVADLKKRQIRIIGDPVKRYREDPVRMLRAVRFAAKLNGTIDPATRQPISTMADLIENVPASRLFDEMLKLLTCGHAMDCLRQLRADGLHNGLLPLLDVVLEQPGGEHFVELALERTDARVRAGKTISPSFLFAALLWQQVEVRWKQLRAQGEHTIPALSSAADSVLDEQTEKLAIQRRFSSDMREIWFMQPRFERRMGKTIYRMIEQPRFRAACDFLQLRAAAGEFDSVLAQWWMDLANADDATRADMIEEVSRQPREAGDAPASPARRRRRPRRSGPRSAPAAE, from the coding sequence ATGATCACTGAAACCATAAAAAAATTCGTCGGCCGACTGTTCGCACCGACACCCAGGGGGCCGCTGCGCATCGGGCGCGACAAGCACGGCATCGACCGGCGCAACGTCTCGCGCCACGCCATCAAGGTGTGCGAAGTGCTGCGCCAGCATGGCTACGAAGCCTACATCGTCGGCGGCGCGGTGCGCGACCTCATCGTCGGCCTGGAGCCCAAGGACTTCGACGTGGCCACCAACGCCACGCCCGAACAGATCCGTCCGCTGTTCCGCCGCGCGCGCATCATCGGCCGCCGCTTCCAGCTCGTGCACGTCGTGTTCGGCCAGGAGATCATCGAGACCTCCACCTTCCGCGCGCCCGCCTCGGAAGACCAGGAAACCGACGAGCACGGCCGCATCCTGCGCGACAACGTGTTCGGATCGCAGGAAGAAGACGCCAAGCGCCGCGACTTCACCATGAACGCGCTGTACTACGACCCGCACAACGAGGAAGTCATCGACTACCACGATGGCGTGGCCGACCTGAAGAAGCGCCAGATCCGCATCATCGGCGACCCCGTCAAGCGTTACCGCGAAGACCCGGTCCGCATGCTGCGCGCGGTGCGCTTTGCCGCCAAGCTCAACGGCACGATCGATCCGGCCACGCGCCAACCGATCAGCACCATGGCGGACCTGATCGAGAACGTCCCGGCCTCGCGCCTGTTCGACGAAATGCTCAAGCTGCTGACCTGCGGCCACGCCATGGATTGCCTGCGCCAGTTGCGGGCCGACGGCCTGCACAACGGCCTGCTGCCGCTGCTGGACGTGGTGCTGGAACAGCCCGGCGGCGAGCATTTCGTGGAACTCGCGCTGGAACGCACCGACGCGCGCGTGCGCGCCGGCAAGACCATCAGCCCCAGCTTCCTCTTTGCCGCGCTGCTGTGGCAGCAGGTCGAGGTGCGCTGGAAGCAGTTGCGCGCCCAGGGCGAGCACACCATCCCGGCGCTGTCGTCGGCCGCGGACTCGGTGCTGGACGAACAGACGGAAAAGCTCGCCATCCAGCGCCGCTTCTCGTCCGACATGCGCGAAATCTGGTTCATGCAGCCGCGCTTCGAGCGCCGCATGGGCAAGACCATCTACCGCATGATCGAGCAGCCGCGCTTTCGCGCCGCCTGCGATTTCCTGCAACTGCGCGCCGCCGCCGGCGAATTCGACAGCGTGCTGGCGCAGTGGTGGATGGACCTGGCCAATGCCGACGACGCGACCCGCGCCGACATGATTGAAGAAGTCTCGCGCCAGCCGCGCGAGGCCGGCGACGCGCCCGCCTCCCCCGCCCGCCGGCGCCGCCGCCCGCGCCGCAGCGGCCCGCGCAGCGCGCCCGCCGCCGAGTAA
- a CDS encoding Zn-ribbon domain-containing OB-fold protein, with the protein MTAPDQTDSVSQGVEAQYRQALDDGRFLIQRCAGCDRAVFYPRMVCPHCGADKLAWATPDGRGTVYSTTVVRRKPEAGGDYNVALIDLHEGVRLMSRVDGVAPDAVRIGMAVRAQVVQQDGRGLVVFTPNKEAP; encoded by the coding sequence ATGACTGCTCCCGATCAGACGGATAGCGTGTCGCAAGGCGTCGAGGCGCAGTACCGCCAGGCGCTCGACGACGGCCGCTTTCTCATCCAGCGCTGCGCCGGCTGCGACCGCGCCGTGTTCTATCCCCGTATGGTCTGCCCCCATTGCGGCGCGGACAAACTCGCCTGGGCAACGCCCGACGGACGCGGCACCGTCTATTCCACCACCGTGGTGCGGCGCAAGCCCGAAGCGGGCGGCGACTACAACGTGGCGCTGATCGACCTGCACGAGGGCGTCAGGCTCATGAGCCGCGTCGACGGCGTGGCGCCGGACGCGGTCCGGATCGGCATGGCGGTGCGCGCGCAGGTGGTCCAGCAGGACGGGCGCGGGCTGGTCGTATTCACCCCCAACAAGGAGGCGCCATGA
- a CDS encoding 2-amino-4-hydroxy-6-hydroxymethyldihydropteridine diphosphokinase — protein MPQPPVRAYVGLGANLGDSAATLRQVLAQLQATPGIRTVTASPFYRSAPVDAAGPDFVNAVAAVDTVLAPLDLLDVLQALENQHGRQRPYRNAPRTLDLDLLLYGDTRLDHERLILPHPRLHLRAFVLLPLRDLAPGIPVLGKPVDAWIDAIHDQPIERIAG, from the coding sequence GTGCCGCAACCGCCTGTCCGCGCGTATGTCGGCCTGGGGGCCAACCTGGGCGACAGCGCGGCCACGCTGCGCCAGGTGCTGGCGCAACTGCAGGCGACGCCCGGCATCCGCACGGTGACGGCCTCGCCGTTCTACCGCAGCGCCCCGGTGGACGCCGCCGGCCCGGACTTCGTCAACGCCGTGGCCGCCGTGGATACCGTGCTTGCGCCGCTGGACCTGCTGGACGTCCTGCAGGCGCTGGAGAACCAGCATGGGCGCCAGCGCCCCTATCGCAACGCCCCCCGCACCCTGGACCTGGACCTGCTGCTGTACGGCGACACGCGGCTGGACCACGAGCGGCTGATCCTGCCGCATCCCCGCCTGCATCTGCGCGCGTTCGTGCTGCTGCCCCTGCGCGACCTCGCGCCCGGCATTCCGGTGCTGGGCAAACCGGTCGACGCCTGGATCGACGCCATCCACGACCAGCCCATCGAACGGATCGCCGGCTGA
- a CDS encoding acyl-CoA dehydrogenase family protein produces MNLTWTPQERQFREDVRAFAAARLPDDIRGKVLRHQRLERDDYVRWHNILADQGWGAPNWPVEHGGTGWNALQRLIFEVECFKAGAPRLLPFGLSMIGPVLMKYGSADQKARLLPRMIRVEDWWCQGYSEPGSGSDLASLKTRAVRDGDDYIVNGQKTWTTLAQYADWMFCLVRTDPEARAQRGISMLLLDMRSPGVTVRPIRTLDGGHDVNEVWLEDVRVPAANLVGEENQGWTYAKYLLGHERTGIAGLGHCHRELGILKDMAARAQSRGRPLLQDSRMRDRISRIEVDIMALEMLLLRVAASNDGTPGPEASVLKIRGSEIQQDLAMLQMEVAGPDAWPYDPDWLRADADFHGPGPEMAAAAGAGYADMRKTSIYGGTTEVQKGIIARLVLGV; encoded by the coding sequence ATGAACCTGACCTGGACGCCGCAAGAGCGCCAATTCCGTGAAGACGTGCGGGCCTTCGCCGCCGCCAGGCTGCCGGACGACATCCGCGGCAAGGTGCTGCGGCACCAGCGGCTGGAGCGGGACGACTACGTGCGCTGGCACAACATCCTGGCCGATCAGGGCTGGGGCGCGCCCAACTGGCCCGTCGAGCACGGCGGCACGGGCTGGAACGCGCTGCAGCGCCTGATCTTTGAGGTGGAATGCTTCAAGGCCGGCGCGCCGCGGCTGCTGCCGTTCGGCCTGTCCATGATCGGCCCCGTGCTGATGAAATACGGCAGCGCCGACCAGAAGGCGCGCCTGCTGCCGCGCATGATCCGCGTGGAGGACTGGTGGTGCCAGGGCTATTCCGAGCCGGGCTCGGGGTCCGACCTGGCGTCGCTGAAGACGCGGGCCGTGCGCGACGGCGACGATTACATCGTCAACGGCCAGAAGACCTGGACCACGCTCGCCCAGTACGCTGACTGGATGTTCTGCCTGGTGCGCACCGACCCGGAAGCGCGCGCCCAGCGCGGCATCTCGATGCTGCTGCTGGACATGCGCTCGCCCGGCGTCACCGTGCGCCCCATCCGCACGCTGGACGGCGGCCACGACGTCAACGAAGTCTGGCTCGAAGACGTGCGCGTGCCGGCGGCCAACCTCGTGGGCGAAGAGAACCAGGGCTGGACCTACGCCAAATACCTGCTGGGCCACGAGCGCACCGGCATCGCGGGCCTGGGCCACTGCCACCGCGAGCTGGGCATCCTGAAGGACATGGCGGCGCGCGCGCAATCGCGCGGCAGGCCGCTGCTGCAGGACAGCCGCATGCGCGACCGCATCTCGCGCATCGAGGTCGACATCATGGCGCTGGAAATGCTGTTGCTGCGCGTGGCCGCCAGCAACGATGGCACCCCGGGACCGGAGGCCTCGGTGCTGAAGATCCGCGGCTCGGAAATCCAGCAGGACCTGGCCATGCTGCAGATGGAGGTCGCGGGGCCGGATGCCTGGCCCTACGACCCCGACTGGCTGCGGGCGGACGCCGACTTTCACGGCCCGGGGCCCGAGATGGCCGCGGCGGCGGGCGCGGGCTACGCCGATATGCGCAAGACCTCGATCTACGGCGGCACGACCGAAGTGCAGAAGGGCATCATCGCCCGGCTGGTGCTGGGCGTATAG
- a CDS encoding MaoC family dehydratase N-terminal domain-containing protein, whose protein sequence is MTSTDPAAWVGSGERKADAMDPGHAARIAATLGGPVPGQGDDLPPLWQWAFFISTVGMDGLGTDGHPSRGGFLPPAQDRNRMWAGGRVEFRQPLKVGVPAERVSTVAEVKEKTGRTGSLLFVTVRHEYVQSGEVAILEEQDIVYRQPAPPKLAGSEPAPLAEWRDTVNPSPVLLFRYSAVTFNGHRIHYDHPYVTGVEGYPGLVVHGPLIATEMVAAFVRAHPQARPTHLSYRGLRPLISPAPFQVAGRLSEPGVAQLWAEQDGTLAHQAELRFTE, encoded by the coding sequence ATGACTTCTACAGATCCGGCCGCATGGGTCGGCAGCGGCGAGCGCAAGGCGGACGCCATGGATCCCGGCCACGCCGCGCGCATCGCCGCCACCCTGGGCGGACCCGTGCCGGGCCAGGGCGACGACCTGCCGCCGCTGTGGCAATGGGCGTTCTTCATTTCCACGGTGGGCATGGATGGGCTGGGGACGGATGGGCATCCCTCGCGCGGCGGCTTCCTGCCGCCTGCCCAGGACCGCAACCGCATGTGGGCGGGCGGCCGGGTCGAATTCCGCCAGCCGCTCAAGGTCGGCGTGCCGGCCGAGCGCGTGTCCACGGTGGCCGAGGTCAAGGAAAAGACGGGCCGCACCGGTTCCCTGCTGTTCGTCACGGTGCGCCATGAATACGTGCAGTCGGGCGAAGTGGCCATCCTGGAAGAGCAGGACATCGTGTACCGCCAGCCCGCGCCGCCCAAGCTCGCGGGCAGCGAGCCTGCGCCGCTGGCCGAATGGCGCGATACCGTCAACCCGAGCCCGGTCCTGCTGTTCCGCTATTCGGCCGTCACGTTCAATGGCCACCGCATCCACTACGACCATCCCTACGTCACCGGCGTCGAGGGCTATCCCGGCCTGGTCGTGCACGGACCGCTCATCGCCACCGAGATGGTCGCCGCCTTCGTGCGCGCCCATCCCCAGGCCCGCCCCACGCATCTGTCGTACCGCGGCTTGCGCCCGCTGATTTCTCCCGCGCCCTTCCAGGTTGCCGGCCGCTTGTCCGAGCCGGGCGTCGCCCAGCTCTGGGCCGAGCAGGACGGCACGCTGGCCCACCAAGCCGAATTGAGGTTCACCGAATGA
- a CDS encoding acyl-CoA dehydrogenase family protein: MDFIYTEEQRMLADSLRRLVDQAWTFPQRRARQAAGALDRQAWHALAELGVLGLNISQDHGGYGEVPASLLPVHVVLGRGLVSEPVIPSAVMGGALIDACGDAARERWLPAIASGEAIVSVAWQEPGRRYAAEPRDCRAAQTADGWRLDGAKHLVWHGAAADVWFISARGDDGQTVLLAVPADAAGVRVTDTPTLDGARCARLDLDAVGVPRDALLAQGEAADHALAQALQWGTAALCAHAAGAMERLLEITVDYLKTRKQFGQPLAAFQALQHRLAEMLVAKELALSMAYVAVAALTEPDAAQRRRMIASAKLEAARAGRLVAQLAVQLHGGMGMTDELEVGDYFKRLTVVDLLMGDSAEQLAVLEELA, translated from the coding sequence ATGGATTTCATCTACACCGAAGAACAGCGCATGCTGGCCGACAGCCTGCGCCGCCTGGTGGACCAGGCATGGACCTTTCCCCAGCGCCGCGCCCGGCAAGCCGCGGGCGCGCTGGACCGGCAGGCCTGGCATGCGCTGGCCGAGCTGGGCGTGCTGGGGCTGAACATTTCCCAGGACCACGGCGGCTACGGCGAAGTGCCCGCGAGCCTGCTGCCGGTGCACGTCGTGCTGGGGCGCGGGCTGGTGTCCGAGCCGGTCATTCCCAGCGCCGTGATGGGCGGCGCGCTCATCGACGCCTGCGGCGACGCGGCGCGCGAGCGGTGGCTGCCGGCCATCGCCTCGGGCGAGGCCATCGTCAGCGTGGCGTGGCAGGAGCCCGGACGCCGTTACGCGGCCGAGCCGCGGGACTGCCGCGCCGCCCAGACCGCCGACGGCTGGCGGCTGGACGGCGCCAAGCACCTGGTCTGGCACGGCGCGGCGGCGGATGTCTGGTTCATCAGCGCGCGCGGCGACGACGGCCAGACCGTCCTGCTGGCGGTGCCGGCCGATGCCGCCGGGGTGCGCGTCACGGACACGCCCACGCTGGACGGCGCGCGCTGCGCGCGGCTGGACCTGGACGCGGTGGGTGTGCCCCGGGACGCGCTGCTGGCGCAGGGCGAGGCTGCCGACCACGCGCTGGCCCAGGCCCTGCAGTGGGGCACGGCCGCGCTGTGCGCGCATGCGGCGGGCGCCATGGAGCGCCTGCTGGAGATCACGGTCGACTATCTGAAAACCCGCAAGCAGTTCGGCCAGCCGCTGGCCGCGTTCCAGGCATTGCAGCATCGCCTGGCCGAGATGCTGGTGGCCAAAGAGCTGGCGCTGTCCATGGCCTACGTGGCGGTGGCGGCGCTGACCGAACCCGACGCCGCGCAGCGGCGCCGCATGATCGCATCGGCCAAGCTGGAGGCCGCGCGCGCCGGGCGGCTGGTGGCGCAACTGGCCGTGCAATTGCACGGCGGCATGGGCATGACGGACGAACTGGAAGTCGGCGACTACTTCAAGCGCCTGACGGTCGTGGACCTGTTGATGGGCGACAGCGCCGAGCAACTGGCCGTCCTGGAGGAACTCGCATGA
- a CDS encoding sugar kinase: MGEALFIGHTYIDVTVLADDWPTGDEKRVARDYAVSFGGNAVTAAFACARLGLPPDLICTLAPDWLGHMYADMAAAHGVTLHARQVRRSSLSFIMPNHGKRAILRARDADYLNDFPRLDIGGYRVLHLDGHQPDAALHYARVCRQAGVLTSLDGGGMRENTDALLRYIDVAVCAERMCEQLGLSPEGLLDLLKARGCRIGAVTMGERGMLWYDETGRVDTLPSLDVPASRIIDTSGAGDVFHGAYVWSYLTRPEQPWIEHFTFARAASAHKIQHLGNEAGLPQVEDVERAMMAFTPKG; encoded by the coding sequence ATGGGCGAGGCGCTTTTCATCGGACATACCTACATCGACGTCACCGTGCTGGCCGACGACTGGCCCACGGGCGACGAGAAGCGCGTGGCGCGGGATTACGCCGTGTCCTTTGGCGGCAATGCGGTCACGGCGGCGTTCGCCTGCGCGCGGCTGGGATTGCCGCCCGACCTGATCTGCACGCTGGCGCCCGACTGGCTGGGCCACATGTATGCCGACATGGCCGCCGCGCACGGGGTCACGCTGCATGCGCGCCAGGTGCGCCGGTCCTCGCTGTCGTTCATCATGCCCAACCACGGCAAGCGCGCCATCCTGCGCGCGCGCGATGCCGACTACCTGAACGATTTTCCCCGGCTGGACATCGGCGGCTACCGCGTCCTGCACCTGGACGGCCATCAGCCCGACGCCGCCCTGCATTACGCGCGCGTGTGCCGTCAGGCCGGCGTGCTGACCTCGCTGGACGGCGGCGGCATGCGCGAGAACACCGACGCGTTGCTGCGGTATATCGACGTGGCGGTGTGCGCCGAGCGCATGTGCGAGCAGCTCGGCCTGTCGCCCGAGGGGCTGCTGGACCTGCTCAAGGCGCGCGGCTGCCGCATCGGCGCGGTCACGATGGGCGAGCGCGGGATGCTCTGGTACGACGAGACGGGACGGGTGGACACGCTGCCCTCGCTGGACGTGCCGGCGTCGCGCATCATCGACACCTCGGGCGCCGGAGACGTGTTTCACGGCGCCTATGTGTGGTCCTACCTGACGCGGCCGGAGCAGCCATGGATCGAACACTTCACGTTCGCGCGCGCCGCATCCGCGCACAAGATCCAGCATCTGGGCAATGAAGCGGGGTTGCCGCAGGTGGAAGACGTCGAGCGCGCCATGATGGCGTTCACGCCCAAGGGATGA